gaccgcttttgtcaggatagcttgtactagctaccccccttcaaatttgcccaccagggcctatataagtagagctagccacgaCAGTAggaatcaatgtcctcgcctcgcgaggctttaccactatgtcgtcgacgtaggcctccgtgtttctcccgagctgttggcccagggcgatgtgcatcagccgctgaaaggtcgcgcccgcgttgcgcagcccgaagggcatgcaggtgtagcagtacaccccacatggtgtcaggaaggctgtcttctccacatcttccaccgccatcttgatctgatgataccctaagaatgcatccaggaagcacagcaggtcacactcggcggtggaaTCGACGATCTAGTCAATGTGCGGGaacgggaacggatcttgggggcaggctttattaaggttggtgaagtcgacgcacatccgttccttcccgcctttcttcggcactacgacggggttcgccagccattcgggatatcgaacttcTCGAATGgcacctgctgcctccagcttgcgtgtctcctggacgatgaaggcctgcttctcggTGGACTGCCATCTcgctcgctgcttcacggggcgtatgttggggcataccctcagatgatgctgaatcacctccctcgggacccctaccagctgattgggctcccacgcgaatatttccttgttcgcgcgcaagaacctcaccgAGGCCTCCTCTTGACCCGGGTCAAGGCCggcgcctatggtaaaggtggctcccgaagacccgtcctcgtcgaccagcacctgcttggtttccgccttgtcttgggtgaacaactgcttcttcttggtaggcgcagcctccttggcctcgggggtaccggcgccggtgggttgtgctgccgccgcggtcttgaaggcaagcCTGAGTGCCGCCACgacctccttagtgtcccccttgatggtgagggcGCCCTTACTCCCTGGCAttttcatgaggttgtaggctgggtgagtcgctgccatgaactgagcgagagctgggtacccgaggatggcattgtacgggagaccgatgcgggcgatgtcgaagtccaccagctcggtgcggtagttttAGCGTGTGctgaaggtgacggggaggcgaatctgccccagagagtgggcagctccaccaccaactcctgagaagggcttgctgaggctgagccgctcgagcgacACGTGAAGAAGGatgaaggcttctacggagagcaagttgaggccggcaccaccgtcgatgagtgtcttggtaatgcccacgttgcagatggtgggcgtgcagagcattgggagcatgcccgagccggcggtggagtcggggttGTCTTCTAAGCCAAaagtgaggtcggcctctggcgcagcccaacctggcggagcccctgggcgcttggaggtggccccgatctgacggaggaacggcttgacgtggcggtttgaaggcggtgcttgagagccgcccagcagggccgcgactgcgtggtgcgccgccACCATGTAGCGGGCAGCGAAGAGGTAGCGGAGCTCCCCCCAGGACGCCACCATGGATCCAGgaaggttgagcagccaggcgcgcggctcgccggcgagggccatggggaaccagttgtccatgatcttgtcgtcgcctccggcctcgaggacagcctcctcgtaTGCTAGCAGGAACGGCGACGGGTCTGCCGTGCCGTCGTAAcacggcggcatctccggcttgaacttggtcggccaccgcacccgtcgtagggcgggggccaaggctcggtacccagatgccCCGCTGTCGATGCCGGCCGCAgaggtggatggcggggcacctgccatgggggcgaagtgcgGCAACGCGGGGCGCAGGCTGGTGGAGAGGAGctacgacgcacccctacctggcgcgccaaatgtcggatgtggggttccggcaaacccttaaggttctaactctggggtgcgcacgaagtctttccctcctaccgatccacgccctagctcgctaagatcttgcggacgaactcgaccaactcgcaacacagaaagacaagagatttatactggttcgggccaccgttgtggtgtaataccctactccagtgtgtgtggtggtgggttgcctcttgggctgatgttgaacagtacaaggggaagaacagcctcctgaggttgaggtgttcttgtgcttgccgAACTTGTGTGAGTGAGGactcgatgcccctactgtggtagctagctctacttatataggccctggtcctcttcccaaatattgagcgggaagggagccaacaacggcgggcgaatttgaaggaggacagctagtacaagctatcctggcaaatgtggtcttcacctgcgaaaagctctggtggtgacaccgtcttgggctccacggtgacctccgtccttccgtccttctggtcttggtctcgttgcaccaatatggcaacctttgcctgacgcctcggtactGCTCGCTTGCGCTAGCCTCcgtagcaccaaagaggaaataaggacgctgcgcgcgctggcgcccgcctggtctcgatcgtgatgggtcacgtcacgagagcctcgtgtggtttgccccgccttgatatctccgctcctcgtgagcccgcctggcttggccactcctgaggaggtcttgcgtcgtccacctcgcgaggcttggcccctcgcgagggtcttgaatgctttgctGATGAAGACGGGTCGTACGgcccgctagcttagccacgctgtgggctgcaggcaggcatgtctggggacccccgttcccagaacgccaacaactatgacccagatgctctatatcccacatgttggcgaaagggagcacgtggaaatagcctaggagtacatataggaggataaatgcgtgaaaaaatatgtatTGTGAAGCGTAGCTgtggttcgaaaaggagacctaaagtgatgacaggtatagaTCGCACACACCCAaatagtggtactagacatacgactacttTACCCTcaaaaaaagaggtacgagtgctcagtactcctattctatcagcACGAGTTCCATCTGACAAAGCgtctgtgctacagctagctcttctccctcatACCTCTCTTCTAATTCTACACTCAGCCGACATGCGGTGgggggtggggatttgccgatggttAATTTGCTCAACTGCgaccccacctcacagtgaaaatgttacgactagaataaaaatgccatatactccctccgttcctaaatataagtctttttagatatttcaaatggaatacaacatatggatgtatgtagacatattttacagtgtagattcactcattttgctccgtatgtagtcacttgctggaatctgtagaaagacatatatttggaaatggagggagtactatactaataaaacattaaggccacgaggcgatgcagtgctggttacaagaggcaagaagaaagatgcatccatcgacgacgtccacctcctcgactcagggcgccggcccaccgaacggtgcctaagtagcagcggcttttgtggccaggtcgacgtgcttctgaacaatggcgtccaaagattccagacGCTAGAAGAAGGccaatgtctttctatcctcgctggccttgtagtggcctatgtagacgatttcctcgtagacgtggatgtgcaggtcggcggtttcttgcatggcgaggtgttgcgcggcgagcgcggccttgaggtgcacattcttcgtcgcgacctccagCACCTAccgggccaccagggcttgaaagagtttgtcaccatggaggccgatgagggtggcaggcaatgaggcgcctgggcgcgcgggctggagcagtacggcaaggtcgtccgcgcttTCTTGCCGgaggtgaacttgcggatggagtggaccatcatgtcgtccatgcgagaggcgaagccggcgtcggcaaGGGTTACGACGCCGACAGTCGCGAGCACCGTGTGGAAACGCTGCGcagtgcggggccgcaggccggcgtcttggatgatttggcacaacagactgccgctcgcgtccatcgcctccataggtgcttgtggcttctggtcacttgttcttggattggagtgagcagtgttgcgcagagactaggagtagatggattggagtggtggggcgcctttatatgagagtccaaactctgttgcattcacatcctgctggctctattctgcttctccaattaattcccgctgcatgctaattgaggatgcgtcattggccgttcaacatctcgggaaccgctaccctcatcctccttggcattcaagccgtATCAATGTAAATGCGGGTCAAGAAGAGACTAGTTACTACATTGTGCATCGcgaccgtgtgggggtgcgacgcgaacggcACAGGCATGCTGTACTTGTTCCACTTTCTCGTTTTGAACTCGTGACTTGTAGTAACATTCTGTTTTGAATATACTTTATAAGTTTGGTTGTTGCGCCAATATATACAACATTCCCTCCATGTAGGTTGGGTCGCTAAAGTCTAAATTAGACACAAAACACGATGGTGACGGACCAGtctacctccgtcctagtttattgCTCCCCGTCGTAATCtatgccaaattttgaccataaatttgactaacaaaaggttcatgcatgtcaccaaaattatatcattgaaaactatgttcaaatacaaatcaaatgatataatttttgttgacatgcactaacattttgttagttaaatctttggtcaaaatttagcacaaattacaaaagggactaataaaccaggaccTAGGTAGTAGTACACCAGGTCGAAGACAGTGATACTACAAAGAATTAACAACAAATAAGAGCAAGGGATCACACATGTCatttacgactggaataaaaatgccatacactaataaaacattaagaccacaaggcaatgcagtgctggttacagcagataagaagaaagatgcatccatcaacgacgtccacctcctcgactcagggcacCGGCCCACCAaacggcggctaagtagcagcggctttcgtggccaggttgacgtgcttctaaacaatggcgtccaaagattccagccgctggaagaaggccaacgtctttctgtcctcgctcgccttgtagtggcctatgtagacaatttcctcatagacgtggatgtgcagatcgatggtttcttgcatggcgaggcgctacGCGGCGAgtgcggcctcgaggtgcacattcttcgtcgcgacctccggcagctgcagggccaccagtgcttcaaagagttcatcaccttggaggccgacgagggtggcaggcaacgaggagcctgggcgcgcgggctggagtaGTATGGCAAGGTCGTctgcgcgcttcttgacggcatGAACCTGCGGATGGAGTCGACCATCATCTGGCGCATGCGAGAGGTGAAGCCGGTGTTGACGAGGGCTATGACGCCGGCGGTCGCCATCACCATCTGGAAACGCTCCGCGGTGCGGGGCTGCATGTCGGCTTCTTGGACGACCTGGCACAGCTGAGTGCCACACGCGTCCATTGACGCCAcgggtgcttgtggcttctggtcacttggtcttggtcttggattggagtgggCTGTGTTGCAtagagactaggagtagatggattggagtggtgtgGCGCCTTTATATGATAGTCCAAACTGCGTTGTATTCACATGCTccattctgcttctccaattacttactCCTACCTCTGCATGCTACTTGAATGCGGAGGCATCATTAACCCTTCAAcgtttcgggaaccgctaccctctgtGTCGTTGGCATTCAAGCCGTAtcaacgtaaatgcgtgtcaggagacgttcccgtcgacgacgaggtgtgTATGGTGACTTCACAAATTTCAAAATGATATgtcggctcagtctttcggaggtgctcatagggttaggatgtgcgtgtgtgcgttcataggggtgagtgtatgtgcgtgtatatgagcgcttgcatctctactgtgttaaaaaaacgtaaattcgtgtcaaaaagagactagtcagtactagtatactcaatattgtgcaccacGACCCAGacggagaggaaaacaagagaactacgtatttatttacggtgtagattcactgtTTTGCTCCATACGTACTCATTtagggtgtagtctagtcacttgttgaaatctctagaaaggcaaatactcctttctggtttacagggctatactagcaagtactacaatagtgcgctcacatagcaattttgtctcatgcaagagcctggctatatgcgtgctccaaggctccgcaccatgccccacccctacacaaagactgccacgcgagcgttcgcaactgccatgttcgggttgcgcttggctcttcgcctcttcgagaagacgaacaatgatgttactactacttctacagtattgaatccactgctgcatgtccgtccaccgcgtgtgggagggatagcttgttatagtataagcaaaagcatgtccttgtctgcgagccaccgcgcgcatgggtgagggagaaggcgtgtagtagtaaaatcaagcttctcctcgttgtacgagttgacgcggcacatcatagcactggcctcacatgcttgcctctaaacttggctaaaagacccgtagtgtacaatatatttgctgcaacctctaacatttaccccaccacaaattaaaatatatattcctgtcttgaccagatgagcgtgcaaactacaatcaccaggatgacaggtaggaccagaagattattttaatcaaaaaatgcttcgagacggcctcatagcatggagctgaccccaacgattttaagcttagagGCACTGTACAcactatcctagactactctacacatgagaCTGCCACACGCGTGTCCGGgttgtgcttggctcttcgcctctttgggaagtcgaacaatgatggagtactccTACAatggagtactacagtatgcttctggccatctgacaccgaatgaactgctgcatgtccaccgcgtgcgggagggagagcgtgtcgcgaaagcttctcctagtcctgggagccaccacgctcatgggcgagggagggacgcagcttcattgacttactgctcctgcctttgcgtgtatgacagatgggcccaacaggtgggtggcccacctgtcatacagccaaaggcaggtgcagttaaagcaccggagctcagtccgcgagggagagggcattttaatcaaacttctcgttgttgtacgagttgacgcgacacatcaaagcactgcactcgatatatttcaataatttgcgtttaccgatgcattaattacaacgcatgcatgcatgccgtgactttccttttgatacttgcatgtgttgatttaatgcaccatgaagtagtatgaatatgtgacggtaaagctttgtaatgccccgtcCCTAAAGCgggagatggttgtgcacgacgAGGGCGAGATCATGCCGACGGagcaggacccgacgatggagctctctatggtctcgaaggacctcaccttgctccactgccccttgtgcctctgccccttgaagcctcaagtgtatgaggttcgaatacacctcgtccgttcggctgatcgagcaaggtgcatgtttcttgattgatgtgcagttcgattgatttgtgcagtgcaagggagggcacctggcctgcgcggactgccgcgtcgatcGCCTCGGGAACCatcggcagtgccagaagtgcgagcgcggtgGTGGCTTTGATGTGCGAAACACGGTGGTGGACGCAgacctctcctcggtgagggtggagtgcccgcacgaaggctgtgggctccacgtcacttaccacaagctcgccgatcaccagagcgtgtgtccgctcgtgccctgcaaatgccccgtgcccgtctgcatCTACGAAGGCCCGCCACCGGCACTCTCCCACCACATTATCACcatgcatcccatgcccgtgcacaggatccagtacggcaaggtgctccagctgcaagtgccactgtcggagccacggctcttgctgtttgtggaggaggacggcagcgtgtttttcttggtcggcggcgtgctcgacatcggtgcgcctatcgccgtgtcggtcatCTGCATCAGAGcaggggcgtccccactgccgcactacatggccaagctgtgggcgaacggcccgccgggggagcccaaaggcaggaccgacgccatcaaggtggaaatggaggtgacaagcagcaaggatcccggcgacgtcaccgtgcaggagctgaccttcttcacagttcctcCCAAGCTACTGGCCGGGGCTGGGTTGTCGAGgatggtgtccctccacattcagattgacaagctcacctcctaaatgattctacggtgccttctatttatcttagtaatatgctaatataggggttagctcggtctactttagcttaagagatggtgggttttggtggagATGCAACAATTACTTCGATATCAGATCAGcagttaaagtaatttccaacagtcgaacggatattttgtgtctattggatataaagatcctttgggtaagaagtataacagcttatatgcttgtttgttcaggaagtgttgcatacttgtgcgagttgacgcgacacatcaaagtagtactactactagtagtactccctctgaTCCTAATTTCTCTGCACATAAGTCGAGGCACAGATACAAgggagggcctggttgtgtctatacttggacaactcacccaaCTGCGCACCaagcagacgaagctcgtgtcgtatTGGTGTCGTGTgtggcccgcacattaaccaaaacatcacgcctccagcttagcctccgcgttttaaacttctcagtctcaaggccaaggagcaacgtgaaacctatgatagagaaaatcggatggttgagaacacctcaattcgtagctacagatgcgcgtgtgagagaggacgagtgcgtgcgtgcacctgtTCTCTTCCTGTATAAAGTACTAAACTTGGAGtaaagtgtatgtgggtggcatcgacctagggagctagagatggtgcgtgcgagaagtcccgagagatgtgtgtaatgcgtctgaaaaaaagactagtctatagctcgccacgaggctattcctgtcgaacgccccaataacaataagatatgtatccgactgtgccagttattgcacgtacacagcagtagaaaaagaagtaccatggcatatgctacaccacggccgagaacacgtgcccacgttatgccatccgggaatagtgccgcactttgaaactagaaccgtcaacaaattttgagcttgcgtctcgtcacattccaaattactactgccacgctatatttaattgcaaacctgttcacatcgatcacaacctaaacggtttcccacctaggagcgtattagtactcggttataaatactactatgccaagatgactgcacattcctcctcaactcctcatccacaaaaacaaacaagtcattcagcatccttcccttgcgtctgccatggccagcgtgagttctaggttgagagattaccaccagggagaggcgagcatggaagcggaagcacgagaggtgtcctgcctcgccgcgaaagcagccgacatgtcccgccgcacggaagtagcagcacagaggtcccgccacgCTGCcaaagcagcacggaggtcccgctgcgccgtcgatgcagcagactggtccggccgcgccgcggaagcagaagagatgtcccgccgcaccgcgaatgcagcagagatatcccgccgcgccgcggaggcctgggaaaatgtctcgcgggcacgcgacgactcttacaggcgcatgcatgcgattgtccatagccagatggatcagatctccgccTGGatgaggttgcaggacgacatgaaagcctcatttgaacaggctaccgTCGTCGTCCGGAAACTAAGGGAGGTCAATGAGGGgttccgggccgagcgcgacctattgagggcgaagatcgtctgaagtgcagagcagcaggataagaccagtgccttgttgaagaggaccggcatcatcgtcaagaaacttatggacgagaatgacatgctccgcatcagcgccaaaggctggtggaggaatccatggatgctctcaagcagcgtcttAAGGACACGatagagctcatcgccgctcgcggcGGAGACTAGTTCCTGCGGCCTGCaacaacgcatcaagaaagtagagatcagcaagccagatcgttgtcttccttcttctttttcccttgtgtatttcgggcgtagctgCATGTGGcctttttaattatcttcctagttatgtaagacaattattatccactgtcgtcgtccttatatattcatcagtcttgctataagtcgcagtagacgctatataggtccgtcggatcttacatcaagatccgtgcaattttttttttcagatttccttttttctctcttagttctcagtcgagtgagacatagccacgccattaaacaaaggctcgggcaccattaatggagaccttgggagagaggtgggcagcagatggaggtcaaagggctctcctcccgataagcatgcgcaagggtctgatcgcacgcctcccgtactcaaatagctaccctgcatggcacctcctagctaataaaaaaggggacgcgtggcggcacgtaaatggtaagtagaacgcccacggtttcaataataattgtgtttccgattgtaacgtgacaacacttgttccaaaatgactttgttgattgttaatgtgtgtgcCTTCACAAATCGAACAGCAatattaccacaacatgttggtgccatgtcatgacacgaagccaagtttcatgattttcatgtgtgttttggatttacaggaattaaaaaaaccaagtttctcaatgtttccggccgagccacgacacccagatgtttgcatttcattcctatttcttgcatgggatcaaGAAATTTAcacgaggacacacatgtgatttttcaaccacctttggtgcactggagcatgtgcttgtattcaaatttgaattatgcacacaaaggtgacacgttccctctcagaaccacgagacttcttgagagaagctccggtttgcaagaagcttatagcaaaacttgttcctattcagccaatttttttaccacagcatggtagtaccatgacatgacaccatgccaagtttcatgattttcaggcgtgttttggatttacatgaatttaaaaccaagtttctcaatgttctcagccgagccacgatgcccagatgtttgaatttcattcccatttcttgcatgggacctagaaattcttcggaggacacacatgtgatttttaaaccaactttggtgcatgggagcatgtgcttgtagttcaaatttgaattatgcacattaaatgaccagtaactcaattaatgtataaaaaaggccaaacgaacccagaataattccaaaatttaatagggcactcatgtagttctatgttgcctctgtaaagaaactcaaggggggcagcgtatatcatttcacaatcaaaggtgacacgttccctctcagaaccacgagccttcttgagagaagctccggtttacaAGGAGCTTATACCAAAAATTGTTCCAattcggcccaattttttaccacaacatgttagtgctatcacatgacaccatgccaagtttcatgatttccaggtgagttttggatttacaggaatttaaaaaccaagtttctcgatgttctcggccgagtcacgacgcccaaatgtttgaatttcattcccatttcttgcatgggacctagaaatttacccaaggacacacatgtgatttttcaaccaactttggtgcaccggagtatgtgcttgcagttcaaatttgaattatgcacataaaatgtccagaaactcaattaatgtataaaaaaggccaaacgaacctggaataattccaaaatttaacagggcactcatatagttctatgttgcctctgtaaagaaaatcaggggggaggtagcgtatattgtttcgcacacaaaggtgacacgttccctctcgaaaccacgaggcttgttgagagaatctccggttttgcaagaagcttataccaaaacttgtcccaattcagccaaaaattatacatatgaaaacagggtttagattatcccaaacatctcgctacctagaccaatgtacactgatttgaattcaacataaaatggatacaaatatttgaattggagatcgtatggtacatgtagttcatagtgaaatatgattactgctatatgcatgttttttgttatcaagatattATTTAAATGATgttataacttgacaacaatcatattcaaataaggaaaattgattcaagtttcgtccatatggtagacgacaatatatatgttcatagggtggagtaaaatgttcatatatgatggaggATCAAAATGTAGGGctacatccattataaaccgcaaggtcacctaacgatatattcgaattcaacataatgtgcattcaaaaattgaaattcgagatcctggcatttttaatcatataaaaagggacatgactctttcttttggtgggaattgatttgtttttcgttgttgttgagggaagtgcgaatcgatttggtactgtatagggtaatcttgttctcccgtttttttacatttttcttgtagttttttcaatggcatttatagcaatatagtaaaaggggacatgactctgttgtgtcttgtatgaattgttttttttggacacgttaagtttgttctgccgaacatggaatccgcgccttgttatcccgaaattttcaaggtcgagtatcttttgtctcatctgCTTTGAAACTCCTGCCTCTTCAACCCGCACCGCGCCTTGTTATTCCGTAATTTTGACGTGtgcgaaaactccctcctcatccgtaATCGGTTCCGCAGCCCAgacacgtgaaatcccccttctacccctcagccggaaatgtcGGCTCGATGTCGCGTGGTCATAACCGGTGGGGGTatgctggtaacttaccctacatttcggacaagcgcgtccctaagacATGGCTCCCCCTACCTTCCCCTTCGCTCCCCATTCGTACAcagaggccgccaaaacccgcgaaaccccacgatcctccgtcggcctcccgaccgccgcccagccggagactctgcaccgatgatgtcgtccaccgccatagctcgccgtccctcatccaccgcaccggatgaggatctgtcGTTGATCTTGTcatcccgccggatcagccgccccgtcctccacctccaaggagctgccccgacgttcacCTCGTCTATCGCACCACCTCCATCCCCATAGCACcttcttgacctgccccaccagaACCACAGCACCCTCACCTATTCCTCCAATGAAGCcaag
This genomic window from Aegilops tauschii subsp. strangulata cultivar AL8/78 chromosome 4, Aet v6.0, whole genome shotgun sequence contains:
- the LOC109757938 gene encoding E3 ubiquitin-protein ligase SINA-like 10, which translates into the protein MVVHDEGEIMPTEQDPTMELSMVSKDLTLLHCPLCLCPLKPQVYECKGGHLACADCRVDRLGNHRQCQKCERGGGFDVRNTVVDADLSSVRVECPHEGCGLHVTYHKLADHQSVCPLVPCKCPVPVCIYEGPPPALSHHIITMHPMPVHRIQYGKVLQLQVPLSEPRLLLFVEEDGSVFFLVGGVLDIGAPIAVSVICIRAGASPLPHYMAKLWANGPPGEPKGRTDAIKVEMEVTSSKDPGDVTVQELTFFTVPPKLLAGAGLSRMVSLHIQIDKLTS